Within the Chromobacterium paludis genome, the region GAATTATACGGATTGCGCGCCGCCCTCCTCATCAGAATAATCAACAGACTACATAAGATGTTGTACCACGAGGGGGAGAAACAAAATGGACGTCTTTACGGCACTGGCCAGCAGTCTGGCCCTGATGCTCGCCTACTATACCTTGCGCCACTTCTGGCGCCGCATGCGCTACGTCAAACCAGAACACCGCGGCATCGACCCCATCGGCGAGGCCGAGGTCTATCTTGCCTATGGCCGTACCCGTGAAGCCGTTCGGGTCCTCAAGGACTCGCTCAGAGACGATCCAGACAATCTCCATGCCAAGGTAGCCTTGCTGCGCGCCTATTCCAGCGCGCGCGACAGCGAGGCCTACGTGTTGCTGGCGCGCGATGTTCAGTCTCAGGTCCAAGGCCAACCGGTATGGCGCACCATTCAGGAAAATGGCCGCGAGCTGGCTCCGCAGGAACCGCTGTTCGCCAAATTCTGATCCATCCGCTCCGCGATCAAGCAAAAGGGCCGCAAACGCGGCCCTTTTGCTGCGCGGCGCAGGCCGGCTTAGCGTCACGAAGCACACACCATTAGAGAACCTGAGCCCAGGCGCGACGACGCCAATAGTGCCATCCTAAGGCAGCCCGGCCCATGAGCAGGGTTGGGTTCGCGGGTATTATTCCGTCTGCGCCTCGCCAAACTGCAAGCTGTGCAAGCGCGCATACATATTGCCTCGCGCCAGCAACTCGCCATGCCTCCCCTGCTCCACCACCCGGCCTTGATGCATCACCACGATGCGATCCGCGTTTTCGATGGTGGACAGACGGTGGGCGATGACAATGGTGGTGCGGTTCTTCATCAGGTTTTCCAGCGCCGCCTGCACCAGCCGCTCCGACTGGGTATCCAGCGCCGACGTCGCCTCGTCCAGAATCAGCAAGGGCGCGTTCTTCAGCAAGGCGCGCGCGATGGCCAGACGCTGCCGCTGGCCGCCGGACAAGCGGGTGCCGTTTTCGCCGATCTCGGCATCCAGCCCCTCCGGCAGCGCCTCGATGAACTCCAACGCATTGGCGGCTCGGGCCGCCTCGACGATCTCCTCTCGCGAGGCGTCAGGCTTGCCATAGGCGATATTGGCCGCCACCGTGTCATTGAACAGCTCCACGTGCTGGCTGACCAGGGCGATGCTGCGGCGCAACTGATCCAGCGGGATTTCCGTCAAGGGTACGCCATCCAGCAACAGACGCCCGGAGGAAGGCTCGTAGAAACGCGGCACCAGGCTGGCCAGCGTGGTCTTGCCGCTGCCTGACGACCCCACCAGCGCCACGGTCTCGCCCGGCATCACGGCCAGGTCGATTCCGGATAAGGCCGGATTTTCCACATTGGGGTAAGTAAAGCTGACGGCATCGAAACTCAGCTGGCCGCGCACGGCAGGCAAGCCATGCGTGCCCTGGTCCGGCTCGCCCGGTTCGTCGATGAAGGCAAACACCGACTCCGCTGCCGCCAGGCCGCGCTGCAGCGCTTGCGACACGCTGGAAATCCGCTTCACCGGCGCAAACAGCCCCAGCATCAAGGTGAGAAACGCCATGAATTGACCGGCTGTCAGGCCGCCATGCTGGGCGCGCAAACCCGCAAAATACAGAATGGCGGCAAGCGCGCAGGCGATCATCAGCTGCGTTACGCCGGTATTGGCTGCGCTGGCTGCGCTCTGTTTGACTTGATTGCGGCGCAAGGACTCCGCGCTATGGTCAAATCGATTCATCTCGTGCGCTTGGCCGCCATAGACCTTGATCGCACGCTGGCATTGTATGCTTTCCGACAGCACCTGCATCATCTGCGCCATATGCTGCTGATTCAGGCGCGCAAGGCTGCGCAGACGCCTCCCGACCACGCGCATGCACCAAGTCACCGCAGGCAGCACCAGTAGGCAGATCAGCGTCAGCTGCCAATCCAGATAGAGCAGGTAGCCCAGCAAATACAAAGCGGTGGCGCCGTCTTTCACCGTGACCGTGATCACGTTGAAGCCCGCCTCGGTTACCTGGTTGACGTCATTGGTGATGCGCGACATCAGGCGGCCTGATTGGTGCTCATCGTAATATTGCGCCGGCAACCGCACCAATTTGGCGAACATCTGATGGCGTAGCATCTGCACTAGGTGCCCGGTAAGCCAGCTGGCCGTGTATTCGTTGATGAAGCCGGCGATGCCGCGCACCAGGAATACGCCGATGACAGCCAACGGCACCCAGACAATGACGTGCGGATCCTTCTTGACAAAGCCGCCATCGACCAATTGCTGGATCAGATAGGCCACTGCCGGCTCGGTCGAGGCCGCCACCATCATCGACAGTATCGACAGCAGCAGCACTCTCCAGTACCCCAGCAGATAACCCAGCAAACGGCGATATACCTTCCAGCTGTGTTCGAAACCGTGTTCGTTCATGCAACATCCAGATCGTCGGGCAAACCGGCCAGCCGCAGCACGGTCCGCAAATTATTCTCAGGCGCGAATCGCTCGCGCACATCGCGTCGGCCGGCCTCGGCCAGCGCCAGCATGCGGGCGGGAGCAGACAAGGCCTCGTCCAGCGCCCGCGTCCACGCCGCCACATCCCCTGGCGGCAACAGCACACCAGTTTCTCCGTCTCTCACCGTCTCCGGAATGCCGCCGGTATCGCTGGCCAACACCGGCACGCCCAGCGCCAGCGCCTCGATCTGCGACATGCCCAGCGGCTCGTAGCTGGAGGGCATCACCAACAGGTCCGCGCGCTTGAGCAGCGGCGCCACCGATGGCAGCAGGCCGGCAAAACACACCCGCGCCTCCAGCCCCAGCTGCCGCGCCATCGCCTGCAAGCGCTCCCTCTCCCCGCCCTCGCCCGCCATGACATAACGCAGCTCAGGCCAGCGCGCGGACAGGCGCGCCATCGCCTCCAGCATCAGGGCGTGGCCCTTCTCGCCGCGCAGCATCGCCGCATGCGCCACCACCGGCCCCTGTCCCGCCGCCAGCCAAGCAGTCAGCGCCCCTGGCAAAGCGGCATCCTGAGCCGCATCCAGCGCCGCAAAATCGATACCGGGGTAGACCACGTGCAGCTTTTCCGGGCGAATCGACGGATTCTGCAGCAACTGCCTGCGCAGATAGTCGCTGGGCAGCATCGTGGCATCGGCCAGCCAGTTATACGGCAGCGAGGAGTGTCCAGCCGGCAGATAGGTGCGCGAGCGCAGGAGAAATGGCCTATGCCCAGACAGCCGGGCCGCCAGGGCGAGGTTATTGCTGTCGTGCCCGCTGTGGCAGATGGCCAGCGCCAGTCGATGCGCGCGCAGCCAGCGTACAAGCGCCAGAATGGACGGCACATGCGCGCTATTGCGAAAACGGACGGGCAGCGTGGTCAATCCCTTGCCCTTCGCCACACTCTCGACCCGCGATCCCAGCCGGCAAGCCAGCGCCGTTTGGTAGCCGGCCCGCGACAACCATTGCATTTGCTGCATGGCCTGCAACTCCTGCCCGCCGACATTGGGGGAGGACTCGG harbors:
- the msbA gene encoding lipid A export permease/ATP-binding protein MsbA — its product is MNEHGFEHSWKVYRRLLGYLLGYWRVLLLSILSMMVAASTEPAVAYLIQQLVDGGFVKKDPHVIVWVPLAVIGVFLVRGIAGFINEYTASWLTGHLVQMLRHQMFAKLVRLPAQYYDEHQSGRLMSRITNDVNQVTEAGFNVITVTVKDGATALYLLGYLLYLDWQLTLICLLVLPAVTWCMRVVGRRLRSLARLNQQHMAQMMQVLSESIQCQRAIKVYGGQAHEMNRFDHSAESLRRNQVKQSAASAANTGVTQLMIACALAAILYFAGLRAQHGGLTAGQFMAFLTLMLGLFAPVKRISSVSQALQRGLAAAESVFAFIDEPGEPDQGTHGLPAVRGQLSFDAVSFTYPNVENPALSGIDLAVMPGETVALVGSSGSGKTTLASLVPRFYEPSSGRLLLDGVPLTEIPLDQLRRSIALVSQHVELFNDTVAANIAYGKPDASREEIVEAARAANALEFIEALPEGLDAEIGENGTRLSGGQRQRLAIARALLKNAPLLILDEATSALDTQSERLVQAALENLMKNRTTIVIAHRLSTIENADRIVVMHQGRVVEQGRHGELLARGNMYARLHSLQFGEAQTE
- a CDS encoding type IV pilus assembly protein FimV, which translates into the protein MDVFTALASSLALMLAYYTLRHFWRRMRYVKPEHRGIDPIGEAEVYLAYGRTREAVRVLKDSLRDDPDNLHAKVALLRAYSSARDSEAYVLLARDVQSQVQGQPVWRTIQENGRELAPQEPLFAKF
- a CDS encoding glycosyltransferase family 4 protein, with the translated sequence MLFTESSPNVGGQELQAMQQMQWLSRAGYQTALACRLGSRVESVAKGKGLTTLPVRFRNSAHVPSILALVRWLRAHRLALAICHSGHDSNNLALAARLSGHRPFLLRSRTYLPAGHSSLPYNWLADATMLPSDYLRRQLLQNPSIRPEKLHVVYPGIDFAALDAAQDAALPGALTAWLAAGQGPVVAHAAMLRGEKGHALMLEAMARLSARWPELRYVMAGEGGERERLQAMARQLGLEARVCFAGLLPSVAPLLKRADLLVMPSSYEPLGMSQIEALALGVPVLASDTGGIPETVRDGETGVLLPPGDVAAWTRALDEALSAPARMLALAEAGRRDVRERFAPENNLRTVLRLAGLPDDLDVA